A single region of the Streptomyces sp. NBC_01262 genome encodes:
- a CDS encoding FG-GAP repeat domain-containing protein, with the protein MLWRYDGTSAGKLAARKKISGGWGRYSVITGRGDLSGDGRSDLVARDASGVLWLYRGNGKGGFAGRTRIGGGWNQYNAIVATGDIDHNGSQDIVARTPAGVVYGYNADNSGHFKARKKLATSGWKKYRSLS; encoded by the coding sequence GTGCTGTGGCGTTATGACGGCACCAGCGCCGGCAAGCTCGCCGCACGCAAGAAGATCAGCGGCGGGTGGGGCAGGTACAGCGTGATCACCGGCCGCGGTGACCTCTCCGGCGACGGCCGGTCCGATCTCGTCGCCCGCGACGCTTCCGGGGTGCTGTGGCTCTACCGGGGCAACGGCAAGGGCGGCTTCGCCGGCCGTACGAGGATCGGCGGCGGCTGGAACCAGTACAACGCGATCGTCGCGACGGGTGACATCGACCACAACGGCAGCCAGGACATCGTGGCCCGTACGCCGGCAGGCGTGGTCTACGGCTACAACGCGGACAACAGCGGCCACTTCAAGGCCCGCAAGAAGCTGGCCACGAGCGGCTGGAAGAAGTACCGCTCGCTGAGCTGA
- a CDS encoding sulfite exporter TauE/SafE family protein translates to MSLVVVVVALPARLAAVSASQLAGHWPVAVNLLAGSLIGAWAGASWAIRMRSTTLYKVLAALMVLMAAALLATHLATVGMLALPLWAQVPCGVVAGFGIGVVAAIMGVAGGELLIPTIVLLFGLDIKTAGSLSLLVSLRPCWSPSPATAGTAASRSWAPTCASPP, encoded by the coding sequence ATGAGCCTGGTCGTGGTCGTCGTCGCACTGCCTGCCCGGCTGGCCGCGGTGTCCGCCTCCCAGTTGGCCGGTCACTGGCCCGTCGCGGTCAACCTGCTGGCCGGGAGTCTGATCGGCGCATGGGCCGGGGCGAGCTGGGCGATACGGATGCGCAGCACCACCCTGTACAAGGTGCTGGCCGCCCTGATGGTGCTCATGGCCGCTGCTCTGCTGGCCACCCACCTCGCCACCGTGGGGATGCTCGCGCTGCCGCTGTGGGCGCAGGTGCCCTGCGGCGTCGTGGCCGGCTTCGGAATCGGAGTGGTTGCCGCGATCATGGGCGTGGCCGGGGGCGAGTTGCTGATCCCGACGATCGTGCTGCTGTTCGGCCTGGATATCAAGACAGCGGGGAGCCTGTCCCTGCTGGTCTCGCTGCGACCATGCTGGTCGCCTTCGCCCGCTACAGCCGGGACGGCAGCTTCGCGGTCCTGGGCGCCAACCTGCGCTTCACCGCCGTGA